The Montipora foliosa isolate CH-2021 chromosome 6, ASM3666993v2, whole genome shotgun sequence genome includes the window AGAGAAGTTGCTTGGTTATGGTGTATAAATGTTACTGTAATGCATGTAGTGGTTGGGGCTTTGGGTGTGGTGATGAAGAACTTACAAAGGAGTTGTCAGCAAATAGGAGTGACTGTACATGTAAGAACGGAAATTTCTGCAGAAAGTGGTATTACTTGGAACCCCAAGAATTTTGCGAAAAGTTCTTGAGGCCTGAGGCTACATGTGGTAGCTTGCCTTCAATGGAATAATGACCAGTGAACGTTTTTAGTGCCGATcgaggcactaattggggacactgtacagaaatcaaaccaaatcatatcacaaggctgctgcctaatgGTCGCCCAGTTGCCTGGGTGTGggtgaccaaatttctgaacgagtagccTGAATGGGCacctaacttatcacaaggtgattcgtcctcactttcttgaaaatttgatcccagctggaGATTAAACGATGAGAAACCGATATGGTTGGAGAGTATGGCAGCTAAGCAAATTCCACTATTAAACAAGTCTTTAACCTGTAGACGTGTTCAATATTGTTAAGGGCTTTCGTGGCATTACCTCCTGGTAGTGCACAGAGACTGGGTCGCATCGTTAATGctgggttaattaattaaggtaattctgggctcttgaaaaagtGGCTTGGTCTACTAACATTTTATGTTGGAAGCCAGAAGGGCTCCCGGAAAATGtgcttaggcagcagccttgtatcAAATCagaggttggtttttgaggagaggggaaaaccggagtacacgGAGAAAATCCTCTTGAAGCAGAGTGGAGAGCCAACAGATTCACCCACATATGACCAGGGCTGTCAACCCCCAAAGTCTTTAGATACTGAGAATTGATAGGGATGGGATGACAGATGACGTCATCTTACGTCTTTAACACAAAAAATAGTTCGTTGACTCTTTCAACATATGATCGATATTTAAGTCGAGAatctttacaatttttttagtTACGTTTGTCTTTACAAGTTGGAAATCATTTAAAGTTAAAAGTCCTAACAACTCCCTCCGAAGCGAAGTAAAATCAATTGACATCTTCAATCTCCACAATTTGACATAAGTACACAAGACCTCACGCAACCTTGGCAAAAAGTCAAAAAGCACCTGAAAAAGATGTCATTGGCATtacaacatttgatttgattggtttgttTTGGACCAATAAATTATAATCCGTCAATACCAACGAGTGGTTTACCAAAGCTGAGGAAACATTTGAATTTTGTTATAATCGATGTTAAAATAACTCAAACAACACAAAGTATCTGCAATTTTATTGTTGAGAAAGTCGATTCTCACTAGAATTGACAAACTTCAGCGATTAATCGGGAGATTTCAGACCGTAATCGTGAGACCGGGAAATACGGCCCAAAATCTGAGGTGTCCCCCGGATTATCCAGGAGAGTTGACAGCCCTGTGTGACActagtctgggaatcaaacccaggccacattggtggaagacAAGTGGTCTCACCACTTTGCAATCCCTGCTTccagacatacatgtacattgtatttctgTTTGTAAATTCTCTCCGCCCAAAAGGTGACGTCAATTGAAAGATACATCTGACACAATTCAGACTGAAATCAAACTTACGTCACTCTTCAGTGAAGAGCTTGCCAACCATTTCTTTTTGTAGTTTGTCTAAAatgaacaaagaaataaaacctTTTTGGTTGTGATATCAATTTTTAAATTACAAGAGATGTGTATCATAGCTCAGCGATGTTATATAATgtgtatagaccttattcatcaATGGAACCTCTTTTATCATTCTTTTGCtaatgtgcaaattagcctaccaagcctcattttagagcaagttagaatttttttcaatttactgTATGGTATGaagacttggtaggctaatttgcacttggacataAGAATTATCTGTTATAcagacaggagtgttttactggcAATACACTACTCATAAACTTCATAGGAAACTACATCTGGGACCCGAGTGGTGATGCTTGTTTGACTGTGCAAACAGTCAGTGAAAGATTTGTGAAGTTCTCTGAAGCTGACATAATATCCTTCTCTCAAAAACAAGAAAGTGCTAACACgaagaaaagaacttcaaacaaCTTCAAATTATTCAAAGAGCTCCTTGTAAGTGAAgaagaaatgcgaaaattgaagaaattcctgccactgagctgcaagaatttgtgaTAAAGTTTGTGCTTGCTGTTAGAAAGAAAAACTGGTGAGTTAAATTAACACTCCTgtctgcataataataataataaaaattacacagtggcttgaagatatgaattttattttctcgtgttaaaaacaatttatttaACTCACTCGCTGCGCTCGCtcgtaaaattttgtttttaccacttgaaataaaattcatatcttcgtgCCGCCGTGCAGGTTGCAGGCTACTGTTTCACCATAGctaaaacaacccaaaactttaCTAATTATGccaacattaggcctaaaaaataattaaatgtttaagcctaaggttagcatttttgtaaaggtttgggttgtttcagtaaattatagtaaaacaaaaaaatatgccctgcaaccctaacctgcaacTTGCACTTTACAACCCCTCCGTCTAATCTGCCCTGCCAGATTTCCTGTATTCTTATTATCCCCAAAACCAATCATTGTCATTTACTGCGTCTTCCAATAACATGcagactcttaaattcaaaggtcaaccaacaaatgcgtttttcgctactgactatgttgactgaactgggctcaacgatgtgatttgattactgcgcgctcgacagtagtcggaTGTTCGGAGGAGCCAAACATTAGATTGACGGTTGCAAAAAACGCAGTTGTCGGTTGACCTTcaatttaagagtccgcatgttattgaaaggcgcagtaatcACTGTTAAAAGTTCAAGTGCTTGAAttttcatcattattatttggaAACGCGAAGACTCCTTTTTCAACACCTTCTACCATATTTACATCTGGAGTGGGTGCCACTCCTATCTTGTTTCATGCAAAACTTGACCCCAGTAATACTGGTACTGAATTTTACCAACctcaaataaaaaagaaagctgGGTGAATTTTGGAGCGTACATGCACTGATCATGAGTTTAAACCTGAAAAGCTTGGATGCAGTTCACAAGCAATATCCACTCATACACTACAGCTGTATGTGCCCAAAATTGTTAAATTTAAatgttacaaaattaatgtaaatttatcatgataaaatttttattgtttatgaTTAAAATACCTTTCTTAGTCCATTAAAAGGAGTGAACCTTCTCTGAAATTCAACATGACAATGCGACGAGTTGTCACCAGTCCTAAATGGAATGAAGTTCAACATAACTATAATTAGTACTTATAATTTACTTTTATACAATTTTCTTTCCAGATTGTATTTGGATTGATTAAAATCTTTGGTATCAGTACTAATTATTGAGCAAAAATTAacagcaggtacaaaacacaggctgcactagaggttttttttcccaatatGGAATGAATCCTTAACATTCATTAACACATAATTATTGCTTTAAGAAAAGCATGGATCTGGTCCTGAGATGACATTACACACTGGTTCGCTTTTAATTATTACCGTTTTTACATCAACTAGAAACAAATTCCAATGCCTCTCACTGAGGAACTAAAAATGTATGCACTTCAAATGAAGAGATTTGTCACTACAACAACAACCATTCAAAAATGTGTTGGGTGCATTTTAAATGGTCATCGCTGATcattatacacttaatgtatggtgctgagggaaacagttagttttgttttctcgaGAGTCCTGATGTCTCCCTTGACTTCGTCTCAGGAAACATCAGGACTTAAGGGAAAACAAAgttaactagtttcccgagggaccagacattaagcgTTTTGTTGTATctttagacttttccttcagCAATCGCAgtaaaacatccggagcggggaACAACTGCGGACTTGTATCCCGGTCAGGATACACTTGaattggggtgcagggatggtgcagtggtgagagcactcgcctcccaccaatgtggcccaggttcgattcctcgacttggcgtcatatgtgggttgagtttaatttgttggttctctactctgcacggagaggttttctccgggtactccggtttcccctctcctcaaaaaccaacatttgacttgttgtgttaattgttaatttcactatacagtgtccccaattagtgctccagcgctaaatctactagacacttaaataaagttcctttccttattGATCAGGGGCacatgaccaagaatcaaccaatcaaagtgcttgttttgttgagtgaaagtctaggtatataacaaggTGGATTGATACATTTACTTGCATTGTAATGAATTCAATCCCACCACATTGGTCAACAGTTAGCCAATGGTCTGCTAACAATAAGTTACTGTTACCTAGGTTTATTATGCTTGAAATGAGGACAGTAATCAGTGCACGACAGGATTAAAGTACAGGTCACTTTTAACAGATGACTCTTTACAAAACCTCATTAGGCCTCATTAAGCCTAAAAAtgatgtttaggcctaaggttagccaatttgaaggttttgggttgcttttaaaagttaaattctAAAACATTGACCTGTAATGAGTGACCTCAGTGTTTAAAACCTGCCATTCAGTACAGGCCCAGCATTCTTAAGGATACATGTGTAAAAAAAGACAAGTAAAAAAAGGACTCTGAGGCAAATCATAAACTCTGGACCAGTTCAGTGATGTCACTACCAGAAAACCTGATATTGTCTGCATCGATCAGTTTGTATTCATTAAAACACTTTGCACATTCAAAATTACTGATGAATGAGAATCGTGAGCAAACATGATCGTCCTCCAAAGATGACTCTCAAGACTACAACATTATATGGAATTAATTCACAAGAGTTGGCAGTAGTTTCAAAAGTACTGACAGCTGATGAAAAGTATCGGCTATGTACTGTACTTCAATCAGAGAATTCAGCTACTTTTTTCCAcaaattgaagtaattaaagacaGACTCATTCAAACCTAAGATTGAAAATCATTTTGACAATAATGACAATCAGTTACTCCACTCAAACCAGCTAACTTGAAATTTTACTGAAACCCTGGAGTTAAATGAACCAAAGATCTGAAATTTTACACCTACATCTAgacaaaagaaataatttcagaaaaaaacattaaaaggcaaaaactctttGAAATCTTATTAAAATAGGATGAGCCAGATGAACTACATGTAAGCTGCAGATGGTGCCCTCAAAGGCTGCTGGGGCCAGAATACAATCTCTCAGGGAGTACATAGATACTGTATGATATCCCTTCCAAGGCACCATTACATGGAAGTACCAAAGTCAATGGAACgtattcaagtgaagctatgatcctcgcagtttaATATGAACGAAATTTTACcaattgcttagagaagcctggaaaaatcctgaatatttcaggcttctctttgcaattgctaaaattgcgctTAACTGCGCACTagtatcatagcttcacttgcttTCATATCTGCAGTCCGATATACGatacatatgattcatttcatatatatcgtTCCGTTTAATGGAATGTATGTTATTGAATAAAGTAATGGGAGAAGGAAAAGAAATAGGGTTTTAAGACGGAACACAAGGGTTATCAGCTGAGTGCAAACATGTAAGCCATCCCGTGTTAGTTAATGAATAAAAAATGTGACCTAAAATCGCAAAAACGGGAAATAGATTATTTTGCTGCAAATGTTGGGCAATGCATCAAAACTTAGCTCCGGGACCTACCCCACGTTTTTGCATAAACGTAAGAGTCATTTCATCGCATTCTtaaagaaaattgttaaaaaaattattcagtggaaactcttttttttcatcttgcAACAGCATTTTCATAAGTAACTCAAGTCCTACTCAAGGTAAATTTTTGTCAATGTAACAGAAGATATTTTAATGGCAttttctgaaattaaaaaaaaactacaagGTCAATGAATAATTTTGAAGGGGTTTcccaaaaattgatttttagaGGGTCTTTTATATTAGCAGTGCTGTACCACTGCCATGGCAACCGTTGGGACTCACAGACACCCTTAAAAATTGCCTGACAACAGTGACAATAGTGAATTGAAATATGAATTGGATCacatatgaactgtggatatgaaatcaagtgaagctatgatcttcgcagttgtgaacacaatttttgcaattgcgtagagaagcccgggatttgaacccgtgaccttgcgtgACCGaagcaacgctctaaccaactgagctatgaagccactgacattaggagatggtcatttgtgggttctaatgttccagtgaggaatgaatcatagctgcgaagatcatagcttcacttaatttcatatctgcagttcatatatgatccaattcatatatcatttcatcgttgattcattcctcacgacaacattggaacccacaaatgaccagctcccaacgtcagtggcttcatagctcagttggttagagcgtccacaactgcgaagatcatagcttcacttgatttcatatccgcagttcatatatgatccaattcatatatcatttcatcattgattcattcctcacgggaacgttagaacccacaaatgaccagctcccaaagtcagtggcttcatagctcagttggttagagcgttcacaactgcgaagatcatagcttcacttgatagtGACAATAGTATTTAAGCCAATTATCAAAGTGTTTCCCTTCTTAAAGGGTCAAGAGTATTGCAATCAATTTTTTTCCACTGGCAACCAACTGAAGTCTGTAGAAAACCCTTTTTAGCctccttaacccattgattcctgggaGTGATACTTGACcgattttactctatctaatgccagatgatatTTACTTGTCAACTGAGGATGTCCTGGGATGCCTAAcgagtcaatgggttattaaAAGAGAGCTGGAAAAATGACCTCATAAACAGACCAGCTGCCAAGCTGCAAAATTTGTATCTGACCAGGAATGTCTCCCTGCAACTTCTAATATTAAACTAATCCACTGTAGCTGATTTGGATCATTTTTAATCTACCTTCTGAAGCCAATAATGCAAAAATGAAAACCTTTGCATTTATCCCAATATCCTTATTTGTTATTAAATCTTACCTCAAAAGATAACAGCAGAATGCAAAACAAAGTCCCACAACAAGAAAGCCAATGAAGAGGATTggcaataaaaacaaagttgCATCACTTAAATCGCTCCCTTTACCCCCCATGACAGGTGGAGAATGTCCACATCACCCTGAAATAAAATTTAGTatcaatgaaagaaaattaCCTTTGAATTAATAAATCCATGCAGTTTCAAAGTCCAAAACTAGTTAGGGACTTCCTTGCTATAGTCTGTAGTTTTTGTCAATTAATTAAAGAACTGACTAGGTAGGCCAGACATTTTTCTGTCTTTTTATACATAAAGCAAGACAGGATGTGAGACCTTCACAGAAGTGAGGCTATCCTTCCTGTTGGGGCAGAGTGCTTTAACTTTATGGTACTCACTACTGATAGCGAAGAGGTCAACCTACTAGACTAAGTATAGCTGTGATTCGCAAATTTTGCACCAATTTCTTTGACTTCCATCAAGATTTCAGATATGTTTGCAACCAATGTGTCGCTAGTCGGgtcttagagcgagtttcaatccaGTGTCATAAAactaaaccaaagtaattactttgaccaatcaaaaaacaCGGatacaatccagtaaaccaatcaaaactcgaagtaactacatgtagccgacacaaagtgcaGGAAAATCTGCATGTGcaagctacgattggttttggtttcacttctgattggttgaaaaagtggcatgagatctttgaaccaatcactgagtgaagtagtcATAGAGCACTTATTATAAGCAATTtgcaaattactttcgacactcaattgaaaactgctctaaaagTTGTTGCTGTATTTATTACTTCTTTGATCATAACAACGATTGGCAGCAATTTATTCAGTATGGAATCCTGGCATTTGCCAAATTAAATCACCCAGAATGCACCAGATTACAGGGTGagttgaaaacactgacccctacTAGTCCATGAACTACCCCATTGGACTACCCAAACGGACTAcaccaaaaatactatttcaagtgagtactattggtcgtaaGCAGCGCCACAATAATTAGTGCTACACCTATTAAaaatccattttaaacagcgtaGGTCaaaagtatttaagtctaagcacccattttttAGCACTGCAGGAGTACTAcagtaattggggacactacaggaatcaaatcaaataactCATATTAAATCAAAGGTTGGTatttgagaagaggggaaaaccagagtacctggataaaacctctcagagctctgagtagagaaccaataaactcaaccctcACGTCCCTTAATAGTCTgcgaatcgaacccaggccaaaATGACCTGGGAGACAAGCACACTGactcaccactgtgccagccCTTCTCTATTTATACTTTGTTTTTTGTGAACTGCtgcttttaaaaaacaaaacaagacacagatcTAGAATCTGGAACACCGAGACTCCATAAAAACATGttgtgttttctttattttacagtgttgTGTTCATTGCATCACAACTTGTAAAGCACGAACTGCAGTGATACAATGCACCAGATTATGCATTATTATTCTGCAATTTACTTTTATAGGTGTGTATTGCCATAAGCACAATTCAGTTGCCAAGGACCACTGAGCAATGCAAGTTGCAAAAACCTTGCACAGTCTTACTGTTAAATGTGCCTAGACATAATTTTCTTGCCTTCAAATGTCTCATCAAAATATGCTCGTTACCATAGAGAAAATTAACTTCCATTTTATAATGTGGGTGATTATATTGCCATTTTAGCAAGCGAGGTTTCCAACAAATGAAATCTAGCTTTCATGCAGTTGAAAATGAATGATACAAGTAACTTACATAATATGAAAAACGTTCGAAAGGCGCAACTACAGATCTATGTGGCTGTTGGGCAAGTAGACCAGGTGAAAGATTTATTCCTAAATACAGTTGTATGAATGAGATCGCGCTCATTTCATCTCTCAGCGATACAATTGTCATGTCGATCGAGTTCTGTCTCAGAATGTCACCATCCCACTTAATCGAATTCCAACTGATCTGACATAGATCGACTTAACTGCACTTAACTGCACTTTCAAAATAACAGCCGATCGTTAAAAAATCGAGTAAACGTGAGTGTTACAGGGTCTTAGAGACGTTGAAATATCCGGCAGGTTTGTTATTAATATTCTAAACCTGTCCTGAATTATCTGCTTCGAAAACGAAACGTGGACCAAACAACTGTGAACTACCCACATATATGCATCCACCTCATCAAATAGCCAGATGGTGTTagactttaaaagaaaatgaaagataaaCGAAGGAACAGAGGCACAAACACAAAACTAACCTGGATTTCACATTGCGCCCTTGAGAGCTAGATTGCGCTCGCAAAAAAACATACAATCAGATTTCTTTGGGGTAGCCTGGGTAGTGTGGGGGCTGGGTAGGGGATGTGGCTCAAGAAATTCTAGAATCTTGGGTTGGATCAAAGGGTGTCGTAATCTCGGGAATTCGTCCATCTATTATCAGTTCTTATGGGTGGCGACTTCTCCAGTGCGAAACCCACATTGTCATCGCGTCTGTGTGAGTGtaaaatagagagctttagattctaggacgagaacgactacgagtacgagattttctcatagaacaacagtgagggcgcgcaaaccagcgtcatttgggcgggaaaaacgtgttaccgctttcattttagtacgaggttttgcaaaaatgtcttcTTGTCAAAACAAGCCAACAACACGGTAGTAGTTtcggcatttttcgatcagcaaaaaggctcagttaccagcaataagaataactgagcaactgctaacaaagagtacgattaatcgtacgggttataaatgttcgaagtattttcgctaaaaacgggcagtcaaaactcgtactctttctcgtcctcgtcctagagtctaaaggtctctaatgtCGGCCCGCAGCCCGTGCACGGATTATGAAAATAAAGAAGAGAGTTCTTGAATTCCAACAAATGATCCACAAAATTCATTTCTAGGAATAAAATGAGACCAGCAGTCAGCACGAAATAACACTCTCTGGATGACTCGCGAGAAACTACAAGTGAGAATTTTGGGCTTTTGCACAAACAACGTTACTCTCAAGGGTTGAATTAGTGTGAGTTTTGGTTTGAATTTGCCAATTGTTGcagacgaagggctaatgctatGTCAGCTAACAAATCTAAAACTCTCTGTACCgcgttggttgagcaccgggctgtcacgcgggaggtcgtgagttcaactccggccggaccaacactcatggtctttaaataactgaggagaaagtgctgcctttttaatCACATCTGGTTTGACTCTCTAGTCTACTCGGATAAAGACGATAagctggaggtcccgtctcacaaccctttaatgttcacaatcctgtgggacgtaaaagaacccacacacttgtagttcccggtgttgtggcctgtcttctgtggtgtatcatggttgggagggttaaTGCTCGGAGAGggccgtaagttagaaaactgtaacaGATTATTACGTCTCCCTTTTTAAATGAAGATATTGAagtgaattgaattgaattgaattgaaactTACGGTGGTTAGTTTATCTCAGGgattggcgcagtggtgagagagagcacttgcctccctcCAATGTTGCCCGAGTTCGATTCcaagactcggcgtcatatgtgggttgagtttgttggttctctactctgcaccgaaaggtttttctccgggttctccggttttcccctctcctcactgaaaaccaacatttgacttgatttgcgttaattatttatttcagtttaagggttgttgcggtcgcattagggaatcaacactagtgttacatCAAGTTCTGTTGTTGAGTGTTCCCCCAGGGGTTCAAAACACTGGCAACACTACTGTTACTcggggcgttttccatttaccaagaaattccggaaattccggttgggatgtaaatggaacacacgtttctggtacgttccactggaaaatttccggaataaacggaacttctgaaaaggtagtcctgttttcccattggaaactttccgatggaaatgtgtgttccatttacaacttttgaaaggtcttaccacttccaggctattcacgccCACATTCTTAAATTTTGGctcgtaaaatcgcaatcactgggcggcgaacggacctgagttaaatggaacacgtttttcacccgatggaaatttccaccgaaatttccggaaattttttgtacaTGGAAAACGCCCAcggtgtttctctcaagtgtgacgCGAccatgtccccaattagtgctccaggggtagaacgactagacacttgagaaatcaagttttttttaatttctttcctttataaactcgtttgataaaccCACATTATTATCACTTTGTCGGGCATTGTAACTCATTATGTAGAATTTGACGGGCAGCTctaaaagccggaatccagAACCCGGAAACGGAAAATCAGAATCCGGAAACCAGAATCATCCACAATTCgcgagaactacaacaacttaatctctatccactggataactcaattggttctGCATGCCCCAATtttttcaaacgatggatagtgctatccaccggataaatcactatccgctggataactcaattgattttgctagtttttatccgctggatagtggtttatccggtggatagcgttatccatcgtttgaacaactggggcccgTTTTCTTGTGTATCTTGATTATCATCAATTCTTCCTCGTGGAAATCCCAGTCTTAAAGGAGACATCAAGTAAAttaataccagaaacccataagggttgaaacgtgtcaCGCGCtgtcacagcttccgaatattcagtgcgaactgattggttgaatgtttcagtacTAAGtataccatatttggaaacccctcgctcttgttgttccaaatatggtacttggtaaattgaatattcagaagcttgtttcccagcacacaaggggccatcacacatttcaacccttatgggtctCTGTTAATACTGATCACaattgaaatttgtttattgtacatgGTCAAGTTTACGTAGAAGtaataatgtttgaaatttgttaaataaacaaagttgtgTTTATGTTCCTAGCTATTACCAGATCCTCCAAAATAAGAGATTATAAGCGGGCTGTGTCGCGTCATTTTAGGGTGTGTAGGGAATGGAAAGTCGTGTGGAATTCATTTTCTGACagaattatcgttacatcacccacatgatgattctgagcaaaagcgacttgccataaacttgaaaaacggcGGGCtgattttttcaagattacccaaatgacTACATCATCAATTGTCGACCTTGAAGCGCAATATTCATCTGCCTTTCGGCAGAATCTTCAAAACTTACTTGTTTCCTTATTCAATGCTAGTGGGATGTTTCGAAAGAACTTATATCCTCGAtcgaaataaaaacaatgtaaATTCGTCATATTCACTGTATGTTCTTCCTCAACCTATAAACCTATAATCGACACCCCCCGGTCGAGCTCCGTCACTTACGCAACACATCCTCCGGgcttctttttcctttaaaagagacatttttgtACCAGGGCAGGTGAAAGAATAAGGAAATTAAATTaa containing:
- the LOC138006949 gene encoding RING finger protein 24-like yields the protein MGGKGSDLSDATLFLLPILFIGFLVVGLCFAFCCYLLRTGDNSSHCHVEFQRRFTPFNGLRKTNYKKKWLASSSLKSDTCAICLDDFRNKEDISICRCGHAYHCKCIMKWMEIKETCPICQRNCRQTKGTGNGERTPLLLDI